From Aquificota bacterium, one genomic window encodes:
- the soxA gene encoding sulfur oxidation c-type cytochrome SoxA: MKRKLLLGVFTAGAIAGGLLSTKAFAQVEGELSPEEETRLVQEFNKMLAEGVNPGEIWYEVGKEAIKKYHLDKCDLGLGPGVFKGAAAQLPRYFADAGKVMDLETRVGWCLQKYAGMTQDQVLKFVRQCWGKSGNCMSEYDGIIMYLTMESNGHKINVNLKDPHVKKMFEIGKQAYYTRLGPWDFNCATCHAGKKEVRIRATRLWSADRPGEAGQAVSIFPKYLVRWGMPMSMHYRYAECIRQMRWPEFIPHSDLGVALSTYLYGLANGTEIKAPGIGR; the protein is encoded by the coding sequence ATGAAGAGAAAACTTTTGTTAGGAGTTTTTACTGCCGGTGCCATAGCCGGCGGTCTATTGTCCACAAAGGCCTTTGCACAGGTAGAGGGTGAGCTTTCTCCAGAAGAGGAAACAAGATTGGTTCAAGAGTTCAATAAGATGCTGGCCGAGGGCGTAAACCCCGGAGAGATATGGTATGAGGTGGGCAAAGAAGCCATAAAGAAATACCACCTTGACAAGTGCGACTTGGGATTGGGTCCCGGTGTCTTTAAGGGTGCGGCAGCACAGCTTCCAAGGTATTTTGCAGATGCGGGCAAGGTTATGGACCTTGAAACAAGGGTAGGCTGGTGCCTTCAAAAGTATGCAGGCATGACCCAGGACCAAGTGCTTAAGTTTGTCCGTCAGTGTTGGGGCAAAAGCGGAAACTGTATGAGCGAGTACGATGGCATAATCATGTACCTTACCATGGAGTCCAACGGCCACAAGATAAACGTAAACCTAAAGGACCCGCATGTGAAAAAGATGTTTGAGATAGGAAAGCAAGCTTACTACACAAGGCTTGGACCTTGGGACTTTAACTGTGCTACCTGTCATGCAGGAAAGAAGGAGGTTAGAATAAGGGCTACAAGGCTTTGGAGTGCGGACAGACCCGGTGAAGCAGGCCAAGCTGTTTCCATATTCCCAAAATACCTTGTAAGATGGGGCATGCCCATGAGCATGCACTACAGGTATGCAGAGTGTATAAGGCAGATGAGATGGCCAGAGTTTATACCACATTCAGACCTTGGAGTGGCCCTTTCCACATACCTGTATGGCTTGGCTAATGGCACAGAGATAAAGGCACCAGGTATAGGGAGGTGA
- the soxX gene encoding sulfur oxidation c-type cytochrome SoxX: MKKGLILTGLFVLVAGVVQAQQKKVQPKKEQAVKQEEVMQVLKSGLSSDPRFAWKIKQDEAQRICSQYPSREEMPASAVQKVIQLSQAEIKYPQWGIYMGDWKEGKKLVDSPRGGRYASYGFSDKPTDKGGNCYACHLIEKGVPGGTMGPNLYQYGKRWNITKENLNSPETVEKIKSVYNIVYNSWSAFPCSSMPRFGYHGNLSPEDIANIVAYLLHPESPVNK; the protein is encoded by the coding sequence ATGAAGAAGGGATTAATATTAACCGGGCTTTTTGTTCTTGTGGCTGGTGTGGTCCAAGCACAGCAGAAAAAGGTACAGCCTAAGAAGGAACAAGCTGTAAAGCAAGAAGAAGTGATGCAAGTTTTAAAGTCTGGCCTTTCTTCGGACCCAAGGTTTGCGTGGAAGATAAAGCAGGATGAAGCTCAAAGGATATGCTCTCAGTATCCCAGCAGGGAGGAGATGCCAGCAAGCGCCGTCCAAAAGGTGATCCAGCTAAGCCAGGCAGAGATAAAATACCCCCAATGGGGCATCTATATGGGAGATTGGAAGGAAGGTAAAAAGCTTGTAGATTCTCCAAGGGGAGGAAGGTATGCAAGCTATGGCTTTTCCGATAAGCCTACCGATAAAGGTGGAAACTGTTATGCATGCCACCTTATAGAGAAGGGCGTTCCCGGTGGTACAATGGGACCAAACCTCTACCAATACGGAAAGAGATGGAACATTACAAAGGAGAACCTAAATTCTCCAGAGACGGTGGAAAAGATAAAGAGTGTTTACAACATAGTGTATAACTCTTGGTCTGCCTTCCCTTGCTCTTCCATGCCAAGGTTTGGCTATCATGGAAATCTTTCTCCAGAAGACATAGCAAACATAGTGGCATATCTTTTACATCCAGAATCCCCAGTCAACAAGTAA
- the soxB gene encoding thiosulfohydrolase SoxB: protein MALSRREFLAYSAIGISTLPFVPQAFAKKPVSFEKLMEFKPYGNLTLIFTSDIHGHLKPMYFAEPMNLLAPEALKGTPGYLAGMDFLKYYSIKPGTVEAYMGSCVSFIKLAKLYGMTGGAPQMATIIKTIVNERGKDRCLVLDGGDTWVTSGIAVKTDGLAIVDWLNYVGYEYMVGHWDFTVGKEKFLDIVKNKLKAKFISYNITEEPFGDLVFPPYDVVEKGGVRVGIIGSSFPFTPVANPRVYTEGWTFGVRPEELQKYVNELREKHKVDLVILLSHDGLPLDIALMKMVKGIDIVISGHTHDITPTPVKVGDTLIVSPGSHGKFVGRMDLEVKKGKLQGYRFKLIPVLSEVVPEDKGAKDLVKKWYEPYEKEFNTVIGTARTLLYKRDTVYSTWDRLIGEALADYYHGVDAVMSLDVATSPGYRWGTTVLPGQKITVEHVYDVLGITYPQVFIMKRKGKDLLALWEDVADNVFNPNPLYQQGGDMSRLYGVEYELKINAKQGERIRNVKIKGKPLDPNKEYVVAVYGGPPPMGVEPEKKNIREIVIDYIRKRKDVEVERKPNVKVLDHPYNTECYWR, encoded by the coding sequence ATGGCTCTAAGCAGAAGAGAGTTTTTGGCTTACTCCGCTATTGGAATATCTACATTGCCTTTTGTCCCCCAAGCCTTTGCCAAAAAGCCTGTAAGCTTTGAAAAGCTTATGGAGTTCAAGCCTTATGGAAACCTCACCCTTATATTCACTTCCGATATTCACGGTCACCTAAAACCCATGTACTTTGCAGAACCTATGAACCTTTTGGCTCCTGAAGCTTTGAAAGGCACACCGGGCTATTTGGCTGGTATGGACTTTCTCAAGTACTACAGCATAAAGCCAGGTACCGTGGAAGCTTATATGGGTTCTTGCGTGAGCTTTATAAAGTTGGCAAAGCTCTATGGTATGACTGGCGGCGCTCCACAAATGGCTACCATAATAAAAACCATAGTAAATGAAAGAGGCAAAGATAGATGTTTGGTGCTTGACGGTGGGGATACTTGGGTAACTTCCGGCATAGCAGTAAAGACCGATGGCTTGGCGATAGTAGATTGGCTCAACTATGTGGGATATGAGTATATGGTAGGCCACTGGGACTTTACAGTTGGAAAGGAAAAGTTCTTGGACATAGTCAAAAACAAGTTAAAAGCAAAGTTTATCTCATATAACATTACAGAGGAGCCCTTTGGAGACTTGGTATTTCCGCCTTACGATGTGGTGGAGAAGGGAGGAGTAAGGGTAGGCATAATAGGTAGCTCCTTCCCCTTTACACCAGTGGCAAACCCAAGAGTATATACGGAAGGATGGACCTTTGGTGTAAGGCCAGAAGAGCTTCAAAAGTATGTCAATGAACTAAGGGAAAAGCACAAGGTAGACCTCGTCATACTCCTTTCCCACGATGGACTACCCTTAGACATAGCCCTTATGAAGATGGTAAAAGGAATAGATATAGTCATCTCTGGCCACACACACGATATAACACCCACACCCGTTAAGGTGGGAGATACGCTAATAGTTTCTCCTGGTTCTCACGGCAAGTTTGTGGGAAGGATGGACCTGGAAGTCAAAAAGGGCAAGCTTCAAGGTTATAGGTTTAAGCTTATACCAGTGCTTTCTGAGGTGGTCCCAGAAGACAAGGGAGCCAAAGATCTTGTCAAAAAGTGGTATGAACCTTACGAAAAGGAGTTTAACACGGTTATTGGCACTGCCAGAACGCTCCTTTACAAGAGGGATACAGTTTATAGCACTTGGGATAGGCTCATCGGCGAAGCCCTTGCAGACTACTACCATGGTGTGGATGCGGTAATGTCTTTGGATGTGGCCACTTCTCCCGGATATAGATGGGGTACAACCGTGCTACCCGGTCAAAAGATAACTGTGGAACATGTTTATGATGTGCTTGGTATAACCTATCCACAAGTATTTATCATGAAGAGGAAAGGGAAGGACCTTTTGGCCCTATGGGAGGATGTGGCGGACAACGTGTTTAATCCAAACCCACTATACCAACAGGGCGGCGATATGTCAAGGCTCTACGGTGTGGAGTATGAACTGAAAATAAACGCAAAGCAAGGAGAGAGGATAAGAAACGTTAAGATAAAGGGCAAGCCTTTGGACCCCAATAAGGAGTATGTGGTTGCAGTTTATGGTGGACCACCACCCATGGGAGTGGAACCCGAAAAGAAGAACATAAGGGAAATTGTGATAGACTATATAAGGAAGAGAAAGGATGTGGAAGTGGAAAGAAAACCAAACGTTAAGGTGCTTGACCATCCCTATAATACTGAGTGCTACTGGAGGTAA
- a CDS encoding DUF302 domain-containing protein: MLRLIFLLLPFFAFAMDPIRVMYVNYNLKEKDFKTAVESVKKSMEGQGLQVMRTLTISDAIRARGNKDFRNYYVIFGCKFEGMDSILLKAPALTNIAPCSVAVYEDKGKVRATVINHGVFLSKYKDRLTPSERKAVDEVYRKLHSALAKASTNKPRLPKAPPIKDDLVYEEIIEGLDFDTFKTLYKTSLDGANMNILDVMDIRQESPKLSIFLACNLTYGEAILKDIPQFGTLAPCRVYMYEKEGKVVTGYINIPFLLKTYGKHLSKENAEIFKKADQDIKRALKEAKGE, from the coding sequence ATGTTAAGGCTTATTTTTCTCCTCCTTCCCTTTTTTGCTTTTGCCATGGACCCCATCAGGGTCATGTATGTAAACTACAACCTGAAAGAAAAGGACTTTAAGACCGCCGTGGAGTCTGTCAAGAAGAGTATGGAAGGTCAAGGTTTGCAAGTAATGAGAACACTTACCATATCGGATGCCATAAGGGCAAGAGGGAACAAGGACTTTAGGAACTACTACGTTATCTTTGGATGCAAGTTTGAAGGTATGGATAGCATACTACTCAAAGCTCCAGCTCTTACCAACATAGCACCTTGCAGTGTGGCCGTTTATGAGGACAAGGGCAAGGTCAGGGCAACGGTTATAAACCATGGAGTATTCCTTTCAAAGTATAAGGACAGGCTTACCCCTTCCGAAAGGAAGGCTGTAGACGAGGTTTATAGGAAATTACATTCGGCCCTTGCAAAGGCAAGCACCAACAAACCACGCCTGCCCAAGGCTCCACCTATAAAGGATGACCTTGTGTATGAAGAGATAATAGAAGGTTTGGACTTTGACACATTCAAGACTCTTTACAAAACTTCACTTGACGGAGCCAATATGAACATACTTGATGTTATGGATATAAGGCAAGAAAGTCCAAAGCTATCCATCTTTTTGGCGTGCAACCTCACTTACGGTGAGGCCATACTAAAGGACATACCCCAATTTGGTACCCTTGCCCCCTGTAGGGTATATATGTATGAGAAGGAAGGAAAGGTGGTAACTGGCTATATAAACATACCCTTCCTTCTAAAGACCTACGGAAAACATCTTAGCAAGGAAAACGCCGAAATCTTTAAAAAGGCAGACCAGGATATAAAGCGTGCCTTAAAGGAAGCAAAGGGGGAGTGA
- the lipA gene encoding lipoyl synthase, whose translation MKPVLLLSETHRVKRLLRNLTLNTVCEESRCPNIGECFGSGTATFMILGDACTRACTFCNLKRGKSIPPNPEEPYLLLQAVKSLGLSYVVITSPTRDDLPDGGAGHFYRCVKVLKETIPHIKVEVLVPDFKGNMKALELVLSSQPNVLAHNVETVPRLYEKVRTGSKYERSLEILKASKRINPHIPTKSALILGFGEKWEEIVDVLKDLRRVDCDFITIGQYYQPSKDHHPVVKYYTEEEFKELEKIAYSLGFKRAKAGAHIRSSYKAWELL comes from the coding sequence ATGAAGCCTGTTCTTCTACTATCGGAAACACACAGAGTAAAAAGGCTTTTGAGAAACCTAACGTTAAACACGGTTTGTGAAGAATCTCGCTGTCCAAATATAGGGGAGTGCTTTGGCTCTGGCACTGCCACCTTTATGATACTGGGGGATGCTTGCACCCGTGCCTGTACCTTTTGCAACCTAAAAAGGGGCAAATCAATACCCCCAAACCCAGAAGAGCCATACCTTCTTCTTCAGGCGGTTAAAAGCCTCGGGCTAAGCTATGTGGTTATCACCTCTCCCACAAGGGATGACCTGCCGGATGGAGGTGCTGGGCATTTTTACAGGTGTGTAAAGGTGCTAAAGGAGACCATTCCACATATTAAAGTGGAGGTGTTGGTACCAGACTTTAAGGGGAATATGAAGGCTTTGGAGCTTGTGCTTTCCTCCCAGCCCAATGTGCTTGCTCACAATGTAGAAACCGTTCCAAGGCTTTATGAAAAGGTTAGGACCGGTTCAAAGTATGAGAGAAGCCTTGAAATATTAAAAGCTTCAAAGCGTATAAACCCACATATTCCTACAAAATCCGCCTTAATACTAGGCTTTGGAGAAAAATGGGAAGAGATAGTGGATGTTTTAAAAGACCTCAGAAGGGTAGATTGTGATTTTATCACCATAGGGCAATACTATCAGCCTTCAAAGGATCACCATCCAGTAGTCAAATACTACACAGAAGAAGAGTTTAAAGAGCTTGAAAAGATTGCCTATTCTCTTGGCTTTAAAAGGGCAAAGGCAGGAGCCCATATAAGGAGCTCCTACAAGGCTTGGGAACTATTATAG
- a CDS encoding hemerythrin domain-containing protein: MYSIRDYLTEEHRRGDSLYAKLEGLVRSERWQEAEEAFKAFEEDVLTHFKKEEDILFPEFERTTGITMGPTQVMRVEHAQARELLERMRSALEGRDKKNFLAVADTLMILLQQHNMKEEQILYPMCDQYLDSLELVNRMDSL, translated from the coding sequence ATGTATAGTATAAGAGATTACCTCACAGAGGAACACAGAAGAGGAGATAGCTTGTATGCCAAGCTTGAGGGGCTTGTGAGGTCAGAAAGATGGCAGGAGGCAGAAGAAGCCTTTAAAGCCTTTGAGGAAGATGTGCTAACCCACTTTAAGAAGGAGGAGGATATTCTCTTTCCGGAGTTTGAGAGGACCACAGGCATCACCATGGGTCCCACGCAGGTTATGAGGGTGGAGCATGCACAGGCAAGAGAGCTTTTAGAAAGGATGAGATCAGCCTTGGAAGGCAGAGATAAGAAAAACTTTCTTGCCGTGGCGGATACTCTTATGATACTTTTACAACAGCACAACATGAAAGAAGAGCAGATCCTATACCCCATGTGCGACCAATACCTTGATAGCTTAGAGCTTGTAAATAGAATGGATAGCCTATGA
- the murJ gene encoding murein biosynthesis integral membrane protein MurJ, producing MSLIKHSLSFSFATLFSRVLGYVRDALIAYYFGVSHITDAFFVAFRLPNTFRRLLGEGGFNAAFVPIFAKRIKEGTEKAFLNSVFTYYTLFNLLITLLGIVFSDWIIRLIAPGISHKGYFDLAVFMARFLFSYLFFVGLSAFFMALLNTKGVFFVPAFAQAIFNLVFALCLAFLAERIGYMALIIGVILGGLAQLLFNIPSALKKGLIPKPTLERDKDLNLLLRRLLPAIMGFGVAQLSFFIDTFLASFLALGTISYLYYANRIFQLPLGALSVGMANSLLSVLSYGEDKRNNITLAFRFITLLALPATGGLIVLSHQIIALLYGRGRFSSEDISIAGSVLSVYSLGLLFFSLQKVLSSVFFAKGDTRTPVFSSLFAVIVEGFLGFIFAFVFKLGVIGLVLGTASSSLAGFGFLLYFWKEREFNTHSYIPSLLKAFLSTLLMCLFLVAIKPNPYELFYAIPLASLIYWISLLLLKEPLALSVLHLLKSLVKKLAKS from the coding sequence ATGAGCCTAATAAAGCATTCCCTCTCTTTTTCCTTTGCTACGCTTTTTAGTAGGGTTCTTGGTTATGTAAGGGATGCCCTTATTGCCTACTATTTTGGTGTGTCTCATATTACGGATGCCTTTTTTGTGGCCTTTAGGCTTCCCAACACCTTTAGGAGGCTTTTGGGGGAAGGAGGCTTTAATGCGGCCTTCGTTCCCATCTTTGCCAAAAGGATAAAGGAAGGCACAGAAAAGGCCTTTTTAAACTCCGTATTCACATACTACACCCTGTTTAACCTTCTTATCACACTACTTGGCATTGTCTTTTCTGACTGGATTATAAGGCTTATAGCTCCTGGCATATCACACAAGGGATATTTTGACCTTGCTGTTTTTATGGCAAGGTTTCTCTTTAGTTATCTCTTTTTTGTTGGCTTGAGTGCTTTTTTTATGGCCCTTCTTAACACAAAGGGGGTCTTCTTTGTTCCAGCCTTTGCGCAAGCTATTTTTAATCTTGTATTTGCCTTGTGCTTGGCTTTTTTGGCAGAAAGGATTGGGTATATGGCTCTTATAATCGGTGTAATACTGGGTGGGCTTGCGCAGCTTCTATTTAATATTCCTTCGGCCCTTAAAAAGGGCCTTATACCAAAGCCTACTCTTGAAAGAGATAAGGACCTTAACCTGCTCTTAAGGAGGCTTTTGCCGGCCATAATGGGCTTTGGCGTTGCCCAACTTTCCTTTTTTATTGATACCTTTCTTGCCTCCTTCCTTGCCCTTGGCACCATATCCTACCTATACTACGCCAACAGGATATTCCAGCTACCATTGGGAGCCTTATCGGTTGGTATGGCAAATTCCTTGCTTTCTGTTCTATCTTACGGTGAGGATAAAAGGAATAACATAACCTTGGCCTTTAGGTTTATTACCCTTCTTGCCCTTCCCGCCACGGGAGGGCTTATAGTTCTTTCACACCAGATAATAGCTCTTCTTTACGGAAGGGGAAGGTTTTCTTCAGAGGACATCTCTATAGCTGGTAGCGTGCTTTCTGTGTATTCGTTGGGCCTTTTGTTCTTTTCCTTACAAAAGGTGCTTTCAAGTGTTTTCTTTGCAAAGGGTGATACAAGGACACCTGTTTTTTCTTCTCTCTTTGCCGTCATTGTGGAGGGTTTTTTGGGCTTTATCTTTGCCTTTGTGTTCAAACTGGGTGTGATAGGCCTTGTGCTTGGCACTGCCAGTTCATCCTTGGCTGGCTTTGGTTTTCTTTTGTATTTTTGGAAAGAAAGGGAGTTTAACACGCATAGCTACATTCCCTCCCTCCTAAAGGCCTTTCTTTCAACCCTTCTTATGTGCCTTTTCTTAGTAGCTATTAAACCAAATCCCTATGAACTTTTCTATGCTATACCTTTGGCCTCACTTATATATTGGATTTCTTTACTTCTTTTAAAAGAGCCTTTGGCCCTTTCAGTTTTGCACCTGCTTAAGAGCCTTGTTAAGAAGCTTGCTAAGTCTTGA
- the rpsT gene encoding 30S ribosomal protein S20: MPNTRQAEKRMRRDAKRRLRNRYHLSRMRTYIKKFRKMVENNQIEEAKEFLPKVISIIYHTASKGVIHKREAARRASRLSKLLNKALKQVQN; encoded by the coding sequence ATGCCAAATACAAGGCAGGCAGAAAAACGAATGAGAAGGGACGCCAAGAGAAGGCTAAGGAATAGGTATCACCTTTCAAGGATGAGAACTTACATAAAAAAGTTTAGAAAGATGGTAGAGAATAATCAAATAGAAGAGGCAAAAGAGTTTTTACCAAAGGTAATAAGCATCATATACCACACGGCTTCAAAGGGTGTAATACACAAAAGAGAGGCAGCAAGAAGGGCATCAAGACTTAGCAAGCTTCTTAACAAGGCTCTTAAGCAGGTGCAAAACTGA
- a CDS encoding DUF1732 domain-containing protein, with translation MLSMTGFGSGVYENDRWAVSVFVKSLNGKALEVFIKSNYNLMALEFSIRKMVREFLRRGTVSVHVDVRRKDIIEPVNLENLFTNINFFKIIREKLNLNVSDDTVLQLATKFSEAPKEEIDPSLEEAISCALTDALKELLNRKAEEGEHIRLDMEERLKRIEGLLQEILKQREEIYERAKKKVLEKAEELGLSENNALVLNEIALIISKMDVEEEITRLKSHLNKSRELMKSNEDVGRKLEFIFQEMHREITTLSNKLPDLSSLAVEIKTEIDRLKQQVANVE, from the coding sequence ATGCTTAGTATGACGGGCTTTGGTTCTGGGGTTTATGAAAACGATAGGTGGGCCGTAAGCGTTTTTGTTAAAAGTCTAAACGGCAAAGCTCTTGAAGTATTTATAAAGTCCAACTATAACCTTATGGCCCTTGAGTTTTCTATAAGGAAGATGGTAAGGGAGTTTTTAAGGCGTGGCACTGTAAGCGTTCATGTGGATGTTAGGAGGAAGGATATAATTGAGCCGGTGAACCTTGAAAACCTATTTACCAACATAAACTTTTTTAAGATAATAAGGGAAAAGCTTAACTTAAACGTGAGCGATGATACGGTGCTTCAACTGGCAACGAAGTTTTCAGAGGCCCCAAAGGAAGAAATAGACCCAAGCCTTGAAGAAGCTATCTCCTGCGCTCTTACCGATGCTCTAAAAGAGCTTCTTAATAGAAAAGCGGAGGAAGGAGAGCATATAAGGTTGGATATGGAGGAAAGGCTAAAAAGGATTGAAGGGCTTTTGCAGGAGATATTAAAGCAAAGAGAAGAGATTTATGAAAGGGCAAAGAAGAAAGTGCTTGAAAAGGCCGAAGAACTGGGACTTTCTGAAAACAATGCCCTTGTTTTGAACGAAATAGCCTTGATAATTTCTAAGATGGATGTGGAAGAAGAGATAACCAGGCTTAAGTCCCACCTGAATAAAAGCAGGGAGCTTATGAAGTCCAACGAGGATGTGGGAAGGAAGCTGGAGTTTATATTCCAAGAGATGCATAGAGAAATAACAACCCTTTCCAATAAGCTTCCGGACTTGTCCTCTCTTGCAGTAGAAATAAAAACGGAGATAGACAGGCTAAAGCAACAGGTGGCAAACGTGGAGTAA
- a CDS encoding ATP-dependent DNA helicase yields MLLYEFLINRGLERRKAQEEFFQIVLEAFDVGGTKIVQAPTGTGKTYAYLIPIIEKDQKAIISTGTKMLQEQLRKDLETLKSYAKYLLNKDVNYLILKGKSNYLCLDRYYSSQKVDLESYISSEWDGDYEFVSIPAEVWLEICVDDDYCDSHYRSMCKYRKECYYWGRIKEMEKQAQILVVNHALLSLKEFENTKERVLVIDEAHELDKYITSSLTASLSLYTLRVEVLGRIRNFLPEANVDVESFFIENFEKLFKEKEEELPLESLRPYQEAFEREILFPIEALYERVKEKVLEDLEDFLEGRLFVSLRFKDYLLKLGIISWERYLALNSNYEEPSEEEESLIKRIKYYELLSKSITKLRNFNLVMKEDSANFGYLVGRKWSKKLKTFNYWIGIFPVFPKDYVDFSDYKAVIITSATVDPEDLRLTLGIEGDYYELSHPFPYHKVNFLVYDVDPREREWAMYLKDAYKYLRSLYDKVLVLLTNKEQKAIFEREEGLAFQGEEGLSKLVQDLREGKIKALAGFDSLWLGVDVPGKKGLLMAKLPFESPEEPITFHRIRFLKEKGINPFEYQKRKALIKFRQGIGRLMRTKDDGGTIILCDKRVYKFREFLHVLDKLGIKVTKVPKLSLKLLS; encoded by the coding sequence GTGCTTTTGTATGAGTTCCTTATTAACAGAGGTTTAGAACGTAGAAAGGCTCAGGAGGAGTTCTTTCAGATAGTGCTTGAAGCTTTTGATGTTGGTGGCACAAAGATAGTGCAAGCACCTACAGGCACAGGTAAAACCTACGCATACCTTATACCCATCATAGAAAAGGACCAAAAGGCTATCATATCCACAGGCACAAAAATGCTACAAGAACAGCTAAGAAAGGATTTAGAAACTTTGAAAAGCTATGCAAAATACCTTTTAAACAAGGATGTTAACTATCTTATACTAAAGGGTAAATCCAATTATCTTTGTCTTGATAGGTATTACTCCAGTCAAAAAGTGGACTTGGAGAGTTATATAAGCTCAGAATGGGATGGGGATTATGAATTTGTAAGCATTCCTGCGGAAGTCTGGCTGGAAATATGCGTGGATGATGATTATTGTGATAGCCATTATAGAAGTATGTGTAAGTACAGAAAGGAATGCTATTACTGGGGAAGGATAAAGGAGATGGAAAAACAAGCTCAGATATTGGTGGTAAATCATGCTCTTTTGAGCCTAAAGGAGTTTGAAAACACTAAGGAAAGGGTTTTGGTAATAGATGAGGCCCATGAACTGGACAAGTATATAACAAGCAGTTTAACGGCGAGCCTGTCTTTATATACTTTAAGGGTGGAGGTTTTGGGTAGGATAAGGAACTTTTTGCCAGAGGCCAACGTAGATGTGGAAAGCTTTTTTATAGAAAACTTTGAAAAGCTGTTTAAAGAAAAGGAAGAAGAGCTACCCTTAGAGAGTCTAAGACCCTACCAAGAGGCCTTTGAAAGGGAAATTCTTTTTCCAATAGAAGCTTTGTACGAAAGAGTAAAGGAAAAGGTGCTTGAGGATTTGGAAGACTTTTTGGAAGGCAGGCTGTTCGTAAGCCTAAGGTTTAAGGATTATCTTTTAAAACTTGGAATTATAAGTTGGGAAAGGTATTTGGCTTTGAACTCTAACTACGAAGAGCCTTCAGAAGAGGAGGAATCTTTGATAAAAAGGATAAAATATTATGAGCTTTTATCCAAAAGTATAACAAAGTTAAGAAATTTTAACCTTGTAATGAAGGAGGATAGCGCCAACTTTGGCTATCTTGTGGGAAGAAAATGGAGTAAGAAGCTAAAAACTTTTAACTATTGGATCGGTATTTTCCCAGTTTTCCCAAAGGATTACGTAGATTTTAGTGATTACAAGGCCGTTATTATCACGTCCGCCACCGTAGACCCAGAAGACCTAAGGCTTACTTTGGGTATTGAAGGAGATTATTATGAGCTTTCTCATCCTTTTCCATACCATAAGGTAAATTTCCTTGTTTATGACGTGGACCCAAGGGAAAGGGAGTGGGCTATGTATTTAAAGGATGCCTACAAATACCTTAGGAGCCTATACGATAAGGTTCTTGTCCTTTTGACCAATAAAGAACAAAAGGCCATTTTTGAAAGGGAAGAGGGCCTTGCCTTCCAGGGAGAGGAAGGCCTATCTAAGCTTGTGCAGGACCTAAGGGAGGGTAAAATAAAAGCCTTGGCAGGCTTTGATTCCCTTTGGCTTGGTGTGGATGTGCCAGGGAAAAAGGGCCTTCTTATGGCCAAACTTCCCTTTGAAAGCCCAGAAGAACCCATAACCTTCCATAGGATTAGGTTCTTGAAGGAAAAAGGAATAAACCCCTTTGAGTACCAAAAAAGAAAGGCCCTTATAAAGTTTAGGCAAGGCATAGGAAGGCTTATGAGGACAAAGGATGATGGTGGAACCATAATATTGTGCGACAAAAGAGTTTATAAGTTTAGGGAGTTTTTGCATGTACTGGATAAGCTTGGCATAAAGGTTACCAAGGTTCCAAAGCTATCTCTTAAACTATTATCATGA
- the bioD gene encoding dethiobiotin synthase, whose translation MKFRPILITATDTGVGKTFISYNLVYALREKGIKVGYLKPVETDVKDIPQDGSLLASLTGQSLEEVVPVRFSLPLAPYAGILEEGKDFSLEDLRKHYERLLEKYELLIVEGAGGVAVPIKKDYNYVNLAKDWNLRTLLVARAGLGTINHTFLSWYYMKSMGVEPMGIVMNGFEGKDVSERTNPLIIRELTGLKPLEIPKVEGLILPSEYRNLLAELVGF comes from the coding sequence ATGAAGTTTAGGCCCATACTTATTACAGCCACTGATACGGGTGTAGGAAAGACCTTTATAAGCTACAACCTCGTGTATGCCTTGAGGGAAAAAGGTATTAAAGTGGGCTACCTAAAGCCTGTGGAGACGGATGTAAAGGACATACCACAGGATGGGTCCCTTTTGGCTTCTCTGACTGGCCAAAGCCTTGAGGAAGTGGTGCCTGTACGATTTTCTTTGCCACTTGCTCCCTATGCGGGCATACTGGAGGAAGGTAAGGATTTTTCCTTAGAAGACCTACGGAAGCACTATGAAAGACTTTTGGAAAAATATGAGCTTTTGATAGTGGAAGGAGCTGGTGGTGTGGCCGTGCCTATAAAAAAAGACTACAACTATGTAAATCTTGCCAAGGATTGGAACTTGAGGACTCTTCTTGTAGCAAGGGCAGGCCTTGGTACCATAAACCATACCTTCCTTAGCTGGTATTATATGAAATCCATGGGCGTGGAGCCTATGGGTATAGTTATGAACGGCTTTGAAGGCAAAGATGTATCCGAAAGGACAAACCCTTTGATAATAAGGGAGCTAACTGGCCTTAAGCCATTGGAAATCCCAAAGGTGGAGGGTCTAATTCTACCATCCGAATACAGAAATCTACTTGCTGAGCTTGTCGGGTTCTAA